In Jaculus jaculus isolate mJacJac1 chromosome 4, mJacJac1.mat.Y.cur, whole genome shotgun sequence, a single genomic region encodes these proteins:
- the LOC101596486 gene encoding ubiquitin-like protein 5 — translation MIKIFCNHLGKKVWMKCNTDDTIRDLKKLIMAQTKTHWKKIVLKKWYMTFKDHVLLWDYEIHDGMNLEFYYQ, via the coding sequence atgaTCAAGATTTTTTGCAACCATCTAGGGAAGAAAGTCTGGATGAAATGCAACACTGATGACACCATTAGGGACCTTAAGAAATTGATCATGGCTCAAACTAAGACTCACTGGAAAAAGATTGTTCTTAAGAAGTGGTACATGACTTTTAAGGACCATGTGTTACTGTGGGACTATGAAATCCATGACGGAATGAACCTGGAGTTTTATTACCAATAG